accgggtgccactaaaccacaaggtctttggcatatatatataactaaaactTTCAAtgactatagaaaaataagTTTGGGCATTTGGCATGTGCACACTCAATAACTGAGGTTAGAGGTTAAAGACTACTCCTTGGAGTGCAATGGGTGGCAAGTAATAACCATAATTGAGGAAAAATAGAAGCACATTGCAATGTTCAATACTTTAAAATGTTCCTTTCAGCCAGGTATTTTTATATAGACTTCCCCTTGTGCATGGCATCAACCTAGTGACCTAGAGAAAGTATGACAAGCAGAACAGTATAGTATGAATCACATGAACAAAAGGCATATGCTACTTACATTGATATTAAAACTGTGGGTCAAAACAGAAAAGACTCCTTTGTGTCTCTGTTGGATTTGCCAACCATCTACAGTATAACCAAGCTGCGCTAACTACTGATAGAACAGAGAGCATTGCTAGAAATCCAAAATGTGAGACATCGTTCGCAATTATAGCAACCCCCAACATTATAGACTCTGCTAAACTTGCAATGGAAACCTCCGTAGTTCCAATAAGATTTGCTTTGGATGCTGGAATTCCAGTTTGTAAAATCTGTGCGCCTACAACATCATATGACATGTGCCCTATCCGTGATAATACCTGTGAAGATGAAATAGAACACTTTTGATTTTCTCTTACACTCCAACAAAGAATCAACTTTAAACAAAAGTGACTGAATATTATGCGACTAATTCCAACCATAGTATAGCAGAAGCCATGCAGCAATTGATATCCACATATATGTGAAATAGCATGTGCAGTCACTGATACTTCTTAAAATTAGTAGTAGTAGAGTAATAGTAGACAAACTCACTATCAGAcccaagaaaaacaaaaaatgtgtCTGCTGAGAAAGAGATCCAGTCCAATAGACAATTACAGCAGTGCTTAAAAGTGACGCCTGCAATATCAGGGCAGCTGCTCCAGCCTGAAGACAAAATTCGTGAGACATAAGCCTAGACTTCAAATAATAATGTGACAAAAGGTTCAATTAATAAcagaatatgaaaagaaagaaacCTTTAAAATGCCAAATCTCTTAACCATCTTTGCAGACCCAAAAGTTGCTGCAATACCCATGAATGCACTCAATACACTAAAGCTACCAATGATAGATGGGTTTAGGCCTGAAACAGATTTTCATAATAGGATCAGCAGAACATACCGAAGTACATAGAAAATTGAGGGGAAAATGTTGACCAAGTACTCAGTAATTCTTTTTCTATATATTTGAGAGCCAAAGATGGTTGATGAAAAAGTACTTGGTGATCAAGAAGGGAGTAAACCATGCAACAAAGGTGTAGAATATTTGTCAAAGACACAGTATACATTTCGCACATAGAGAATAGATAAACAGTAAAGCAAAGCAACCTCTAATAACGgtaaaacaatattatttttgttaagcagcagtaaataaattttaagattaaaataatataaatgttgAAACAAAACTGTTTCTAATGCTGATTTCTTAAAGCAGCAATCTCATTTGGTTCACAATAGGAACCCACATCCATAATGATGTAAATTATTAGTCTATATCCAACTACTAATTCATATAGCAACCATTAAAGAAAACAAGCAACTTTTATTGGTTTGAACCTCAAAATAGAAAATAGTATATAACCATTTATACACCAAGTGTGCTAGTGTCTTTTGTAATGATTTTTAACATATATATGATCAAGTgcgaacatatttaatttagtacGGAGTAGTAATAAAAAGACCTTTTCGGACAATAAGACCATGCAAAACTTGACAATTGAACTTTTTCAACATGAAAGAATAAAGTTTAAGCAGagatataaaaaagaaaagagcaagggtaaaaactaaaaactccATAGATATTGCAAAAAGGAAAAACTCCCTAGACTTTATTCAactataaaatgtaaaaaataatgcCCAAGCCCATTTGAATTAGACAGTCACCATACCAAAGTGAGCTTATACCTACTTGTGATATTATCATAACAGTCAACACAAAAGGTATATATTAATTAGATTTACTCAAAGTCCAGTCAGCAACATCAGATAGATAGAAGCAGATGAAAACATATGGAGTCTAGAAAATACCACGCTGTGTTAAGAATGCAGTCATTAAACTACCAGGCGCAAGCACAACATTGAAGTATAATAACACACAGGCCATGCTTGCTGGAAGAACAGGCTGCTGGATATATTCAGCCCACCCATGCTTGATAGCTTCTATACTCATCCCCACTGGAAGTAAGAACAGTACGTTCAGACAAAATTAAGAGTGAAATTCAAGTGCAAATAAGACAAGCAATATTCACCTAGATTTCCAGATTCTGGTAAAGATTCACTGGAGTAAGAAGGGCAACAAGTTTGCACAGATTTAGCACGGTCAAGAACCCCAGAAGAAAGCTTGTTGGTTATCCATGTCAAAAGAATCTACAGGACATAGTTAAAATCTCAGAAAGTAAGAATAATATCAGGATTTCATGAAAGAGCTCTCCAAGAGGAGCCAGGGTAAATTACCACAATAGGCAATGCCCCTATCATCAAACTAGCAGTAAGTCTTAAGCATTTCACAGGTTCATATTTGGACAGAAGGAAGCCAAACAGTGCTGCTCCAGCAACCTTAAGAAAATGATCATAACTAGTGTCAGTGTCAAGTGGTGAACTCTTTTCATTAGTAAGCATAGACGCATAGTAGCTAAAGTTTTACACTTTAGAATATCAACTCTTCAAGGCCTTTTCAGAAAGATTCAGAAACATATGTGCCAATCACCTCACACAAGAGATCAATTCGACTAAGAACAGCATTTGCTTGAGCAAGAGCAACTGGCCGATTGGTACCTGCTAACTATGGCCATTTTGcagaaaataaaagaacaaaaaaaacacaaaattaggAATGCTTGAATGCTTAATCTGAAGTCAAACGGTGATTTGTACAATAGGAAGCTACAGAAATTTGAGTATAGTACTACCAAAACAACCCAATCACGTTCGACAGCAACCCCCAAAGCCAGTCCAGATAGCCTTTCAACAGCCCCAGCTAGAACAAATACAGCAAACCAAGGCCGGAAAAGAGGGAAGGGTGTAGCTGTGGCATGGAATCTGTGGGCATGAATGATCACTCCAACTGACAACAACTGAGCAGCTGCCTGACATAAGAGAAGCGTTATTAGAAGAGTTTTCTGGAGGAAGATTTTTGCCCAAATTGCTTgttgacaaaaaataataccTGAACAATACTTAGACAATTAAATGCAGGTACCCTAGGAAAATGATCCATAAGCTTTCCTACCAAAGGGCCTCCTACAATTACAGCAACCTGTCAAGAGGGAACTGGTTATACACTACTATTAATCATCCAATACATTCTTCCTGCTACTAAATACTAGTTATACCTTAGCAACAAAACCCATAGATGCCACAGGAAGAAGACTTGGATGAAGCAATGCAATAGCAGCAGGCCAGGCAAAACTCCAAAGCTGTTCCACCAAGTTTCCAGCGAAGCAACTGGCATACAAAGCTGGTTGCATATATCACTTTTAAGTCAGAAACTGAACAATCAGCATTATAATGCGAAGCAATCCATAGGTTAACAATGAAACATAATATTGATCAGTGATCTAATTTTAAGCCAGAATCTGAACATTCAGCATTATAATGTGAAGCAATCAATAGGTTACCGATGAAACATAATATTAATCAGTGATCTATTTATATATCTCTGCAGGATTTTCTTCAACAGATAACAGAAGTGTAACAGCTGTGGGTTAATGGATTTGGTATTTCCACAAAAAATTATTCACACTAGGAATAGTAATATTTAGAAGACAATTATTTAATGACTTCAATCACCGCCAATAAGGAAGTGGCTATAAACAAATCAGAAAGTTTCTGAAGCTAAAACTAGCAAGTTAGAACATAGCACCATcctgaaatgtttttttttttttaaattgcatcaAATTCATCTGAagaaagattattattattatgttaaatttCCAGTAGTTAGGAAGGATAATAAGTTACAACAAATGTAAGtgggtgcccaaatacacagacAAAAAGCATCACATAACTGAGTGCAAGATATAGTTCAAAGACAGAAAGCACAAACCATATAATCCTGCTGGATGAGCAGGAGTTGCAGCAATGATATTCTGCTCCTCTTCTGATAAGACCTAGGTGTATATCAACAATGAAGCattaataaaagtaattgtGTTATTTATCACTCAAACTATGAGAAATAATGGAAGTAATGTAATAGACTATAGAAAGCAGTGAACTTACTGGAAGTGTTGTCAAAATAGTGTCGACATATGTTCCCTTAGCAAGTAGATCTAGTGCTTCACTATCAAGAATATCAGACTTGAGATGAACAACAGGAACTGTACAATTGTAATCAGCAGATTCAAAATTATCCAGAACTTCTTCATCAGTTGTGTCAGTAAAGATGTCAGCTTTTGCTATTGAACACCTAGATTTGAAATTATCTACCCTGCAATTAAGGTaaattactattaataaaatgatGAATATAGTATCAGCAGCATCCATCCAATTCAATATTTATACCCTATACGAAAGCAAAGCATTATTAAAGACAGATTATATGTCAGTGAAGCCTACCTAGCTCAAGTATTTGGCTGAGGTCTCTAAACGTATTAAATTCAAGTTATACTGTTTATCATTTCACTTAATGTATGACTCTTATTCAGATTAGCTTGTTCATTGTCCAACACTTCAACTTTCCATGGACTCTAGTGATTTATTAGTTCATTAGAAGTAGTAGATTGATTTCTAGTCCTTCATGCgttgtaaaaatatattacaaactCTTAACTCAccaccaccccccccccccccccccccaaaaaaaaaaaaaaaaaaaaaaagattgaaacttGCTATTCATCCAtttgaattttcatttcatttcaaataTGTTGTTGAAAGTTGATTTCAAGCATCAATGATTTATGGCCCACAACAAACAAATCATTAACAATAAGAAAGATACTTCCAATTACTCTCCTTTTGTCATCAAAATTTTCCTCAATACAGACCTGTCTACAAGCAACAAACATGGACAgccaacattatttttcaagCACCTAACTGAAGattttactatattatttttattgaagtCACCATTTTCCGTCGCTTATCCACAATAATAAACTGTTCTACTTCCAAATCTCAAACATGCAAAAATGCAATTCACATTGTATCACTGTAATACTATCCACTGAAGAATTTAGCAGTCCTGTTTCTCTCATGTGCATGAAGGTCTAACCAAAAAATATAGTAAACCAAAGTATGCTTAAAATTCTATAACTGCACATGTCACTTATGAGGGAGGCAAAATAGTAAACTAACATGTCCCTTATCCAGAATAGTGAACTGTTCTATTTCCAAAtctcacacac
This region of Ipomoea triloba cultivar NCNSP0323 chromosome 15, ASM357664v1 genomic DNA includes:
- the LOC116007581 gene encoding solute carrier family 40 member 3, chloroplastic, translated to MGVFIVAHAHSPARLTLCQARSPPPSCFRIRHCFSSRRWLIPNFTPLRVDNFKSRCSIAKADIFTDTTDEEVLDNFESADYNCTVPVVHLKSDILDSEALDLLAKGTYVDTILTTLPVLSEEEQNIIAATPAHPAGLYALYASCFAGNLVEQLWSFAWPAAIALLHPSLLPVASMGFVAKVAVIVGGPLVGKLMDHFPRVPAFNCLSIVQAAAQLLSVGVIIHAHRFHATATPFPLFRPWFAVFVLAGAVERLSGLALGVAVERDWVVLLAGTNRPVALAQANAVLSRIDLLCEVAGAALFGFLLSKYEPVKCLRLTASLMIGALPIVILLTWITNKLSSGVLDRAKSVQTCCPSYSSESLPESGNLVGMSIEAIKHGWAEYIQQPVLPASMACVLLYFNVVLAPGSLMTAFLTQRGLNPSIIGSFSVLSAFMGIAATFGSAKMVKRFGILKAGAAALILQASLLSTAVIVYWTGSLSQQTHFLFFLGLIVLSRIGHMSYDVVGAQILQTGIPASKANLIGTTEVSIASLAESIMLGVAIIANDVSHFGFLAMLSVLSVVSAAWLYCRWLANPTETQRSLFCFDPQF